From the genome of Aliarcobacter lanthieri:
GCACTTTTTTCTTCATCTAAATTCCAAATTCTAAAATTTATAAAATATTCATGAATTTCTTTCTGTGCATATTTTACAAATTCTATAATTGGACTTAAATACTCAGATAAACTTTTTTTATGAGAATTTGCATTATATGAGTTTATAGAGAAATTTATCTGTTTGATAGCATCATTCAATAATGTTTCATAATGCTTTTTTGAAATATTATTAGCAGTTGTTGTAATATTTACTTTCAAACTATTATTTTTACTAATATCCAAAAAATTATTTAAGTTTGACAAAACTAAAGGATCACCTACTATATGATACGCTAATTCATTTGTAAATTCTTTTAATTCTTGATTTATTCTAGAAAATAACTCTAAATCCATAGTTTTATTGGGAAGAGATTTGGGTGGGCAAAATGTACATTTTAAATTACAAATATTTGTAATTTCTATATGTACTTTTCTAAACTTCTTTATAGCTTTTCCTTTTATTTTTAGCAATTTTACCAAAATTATCTAAAAACCATTGTTTGAGTGCTGTTCAAAAAACTCTTTTATTCGTTTTTCATGTAAAGATTTTGAGTCTATCTTATCTTCTTTATCTAGTACAACAACTTTTTCACTTTTATCTAAATATTTTAAAGACTCTTCTAAATACCTATCTTCTAAGTTTTTAAGTTCGGTTAATTTATCTCTTATGTATGTTAAATCTTTATTTTTTGGAACTAGATAAGGAGTCACAATAATAACTAAATTATTTTTTCTATTTATATTTGTTTCATTTTTGAAAAGATTACCAACAACTGGAATATCACCTAAAACTGGAATTTTTTCTTCTACATTCTCACTTTTATTTTCTATTAATCCACCAATTATTACACTCTCACCATTATTTAATATAGCTGTTGTATTTATCTCTTTTTTGTGAGTATCAGGATTATCCCCTACTCCAACTGATCTTAATTTTACACCTTCAAGTAAAGCACTTATTTCTAATGATACTTTTTCATCACTTGCAACTCTTGGTTTTACTTTTAAAGTAAGTCCAACATCTTCTCTTTGATAATTTGTTCTTTCTGTCCCTCCATCTGTTATGCTACTTGAAGTTTGAACAGATATTTTTTCTCCAACATAGATAAAACTTTCTTTATTATTGATAGCTAAAATTGATGGTTCTGAAACTATATCAACAGCCCCTTGTTGCCTTAATAAATTTAAACTAGCACCTAAAGCTATTCCAGATTTTAAATTTAAATTTTTTATATCTATTCCAAGCAATGATATTGCATTATCTAATGCATTTGAACCACCATTTAAATTTGTAGAAATAGCTAAAATTCCATCACTTGAAGAATTGGCTTTTAAAATACCATAAGATAGACCTATTTTATTGACAAGTTCATTATTTACTTCTATAATTTTAGCTTGAATATATACTTGAGCTTTTTGTTTATCTATATCATCTAAAAAAGTTATAAGTTTATTTAATTCAGTTTCAACTCCCATTAAAATTATTGAGTTAGATTCACTATCTAAAGTGACAACTGGTTTTGAATGTTCATTTTCAAAAATATTTTTATCTACTAAAGTTGTTAATATCTTTAATATATTCTCACCATCAACATTTTTTAATTCATATATTTTTGTTGAATAAGACTCTCTTTTTTGCTCTTTAATCTTTCCTACTCTAAAAAAACTTCCCATGTCTTCTAAAATATACCCATTATCATCTAAAGTGATTTTTAAAATATTTAAAAGTTCATATTTATTCAAACTTCTATTTGAGATAAAATTTACTTTCATATCAAGATTTTCAGATATTAATATGTCTTTATTAAGTATTTTAGAAGTAATTTTTATAAATTCGTTTATATTTAGATT
Proteins encoded in this window:
- a CDS encoding radical SAM/SPASM domain-containing protein, with protein sequence MVKLLKIKGKAIKKFRKVHIEITNICNLKCTFCPPKSLPNKTMDLELFSRINQELKEFTNELAYHIVGDPLVLSNLNNFLDISKNNSLKVNITTTANNISKKHYETLLNDAIKQINFSINSYNANSHKKSLSEYLSPIIEFVKYAQKEIHEYFINFRIWNLDEEKSAKEFNKKVFDILNKEFNLCLNIDNIYKEKPKNIRIARKTFINFDEYFNWPSLQNEFVSKTGFCYGLDSHFGILASGDIVPCCLDKDAKMNLGNIKNSSIKDILNSQRAKDIKSGFKKNILVEELCQKCEYRTRFEKDKYE
- a CDS encoding type II secretion system protein GspD; this encodes MIGVLKAFLIFFILTNVYSSDKININFSNLNINEFIKITSKILNKDILISENLDMKVNFISNRSLNKYELLNILKITLDDNGYILEDMGSFFRVGKIKEQKRESYSTKIYELKNVDGENILKILTTLVDKNIFENEHSKPVVTLDSESNSIILMGVETELNKLITFLDDIDKQKAQVYIQAKIIEVNNELVNKIGLSYGILKANSSSDGILAISTNLNGGSNALDNAISLLGIDIKNLNLKSGIALGASLNLLRQQGAVDIVSEPSILAINNKESFIYVGEKISVQTSSSITDGGTERTNYQREDVGLTLKVKPRVASDEKVSLEISALLEGVKLRSVGVGDNPDTHKKEINTTAILNNGESVIIGGLIENKSENVEEKIPVLGDIPVVGNLFKNETNINRKNNLVIIVTPYLVPKNKDLTYIRDKLTELKNLEDRYLEESLKYLDKSEKVVVLDKEDKIDSKSLHEKRIKEFFEQHSNNGF